ctttcatcaacaacacaCTTTTATATTGAGgagaagtttttaaatgagaagagaagaaggTAGTATTATTTGTTAgtattttgatttttgatcTTGATAGTTGAATATTACAAGCACATAATAAGGCAGGGTTTTTTTTCAGATACCTTTCATTGGAATTCgtattcaaaaacaaagcAAAGTTTAAAGATTTGATATATTAGAGTCTTGGAGTTACTAGACACTAGTGTTAACATCTTAagcaaaaaaaaaatcaaaaaaaggattATTTCCcacattttatttttaaaaaaaactaaaaaaacCAGGCTTTATTGGtctttcatcatttttcgtttttaattgaaaaggtttattataaaaattaGGATGTCTGACGTTACTGATAAGACTGCAGAGCAATTGGAACAATTGAAGATCGAGGAGCAGACGGCGCCTACGACGACGGAATCTGAGACTCCAAAGGTTGAGACGTCTGGGGCATCTTTGTATGTTGGGGAGTTAGATCCATCAGTTTCGGAGGCGTTATTgtatgatattttttcgCCTATTGGGTCAGTGTCTTCGATCAGGGTTTGTCGGGATGCTATTACGAATACGTCATTGGGGTATGCTTATGTTAACTTTCACGATCATGAAGCGGGGAGGAAGGCTATTGAGCAGTTGAACTACACTCTTATTAAGGGTAAGCCTTGTCGCATTATGTGGTCGCAAAGGGATCCATCTTTGCGCAAGAAGGGTTCTGGGAACATTTACATCAAGAACTTGCACCCTGCGATTGATAATAAGTCCTTGCATGAGACGTTTTCCACCTTTGGGAATATTTTGTCTTGTAAAGTGGCAACTGATGATAATGGGGTTTCTAGAGGGTTTGGGTTTGTGCACTTTGAGAACGAATCTGATGCTAGAGATGCGATTGAGGCAGTTAATGGGATGTTGATGAATGATCAGGAGGTTTATGTTGCATGGCATGTGTCTAAGAAGGATCGTCAATCCAAGCTTGAGGAGGTAAAGGCCAAGTTCACCAACATATATGTTAAGAACATTGACCTGGAGACCAGTCAGGAAGAGTTTGAACAGTTGTTTTCCAAGTATGGAAAGATAACCTCTGCcgttttggaaaaggaCTCCGAGGGTAAGCTAAGGGGGTTCGGTTTCATTAACTTTGAGGATCACTCCACCGCCGCCAGAGCTGTTGATGAGTTGAACGAGTCTGATTTCAGGGGCCAAACGCTGTATGTTGGCAGGGCTCAGAAGAAACATGAGCGTCAACAGGAACTGAAGAAGCAGTATGAAACTGCTAGATTGGAAAAATTGGCCAAGTACCAGGGTGTTAATTTGTTCATTAAGAATTTGGATGATTccattgatgatgagaagttgaaggatgaGTTTGCTCCATTTGGAACCATCACCTCTGTCAAAGTGATGAAGGATGAAGCAGGTAGCTCCAGAGGctttggttttgtttgCTTTTCCACCCCAGAGGAGGCTACCAAAGCGATCACCGAAAAGAACCAACAGCTTGTTGCCGGTAAGCCGCTCTACGTTGCTATTGCTCAGCGGAAGGAGGTTAGAAGAAACCAGTTGGCCCAACAGATTCAAGCTAGAAATCAAATGAGGTTCCAGCATGCGAACGCggctgctgccgctgctgtTGCCGGTCTGCCAGGTCAATTCATTCCTCCACCAATGTATTATGGTGGTATCCCTCCAAGAGTCCCTTTCCAAGGCCCTAATCCACAGATGACCGGTATGCCAAAGAATGGCGCTATTCCGCCCCAGCAATTTGGTAGACCAGGCCCAATGTACGGTGGATTTGGTCCACAAGGTCAGTTCCCAAGGAACGgccaacaacaacagttttatcaacaaaaacaaagacaAGCGCTAGGCGAACAACTGTATCAAAAGGTTTTTGCCAAGACTCAGGATGAGGAAGCTGCAGGTAAGATTACGGGTATGATTTTGGACTTGCCACCTCAACAGGTTATCCAATTGCTTGAAAACGACGATCTGTTGGAGCAGCACTTCCAAGAGGCGCATGCTGCCTACAAGAAGTTCAAAGCAGACCAAGAGGCACAAGTTGCCTCTGTCGAATCCCAGGAGTGATTAGATTTCTCCTggcttttcttttctgcCCCGCCCCGGAATTCAACCCGTTTTCCGCCTTCCTAGATCCATCCATCCACCGCACCCCACCCCCCACCCCCGTATAAACCATCCTAGTGTTGTTATCTTCTGTCCATTCGCCTTTTTTGTTCTCTGACCATTAAACGCCCTTGAAACTATTATGTTAACTGCTACTTTTCGATCATTTATTCCTACCTATAATTCCACGAGAGGATACAACAAGAAAGACAGATAGACAGATACAGAGAAGCCAGTATCCTCCTCATTAACTAACATCTCCATTTCTCgaatatcttcaaatttttttttattaaataaattGTGGGAAATTTATTGTATCTACCATgtgtgttttttttattatattattattattattacatcTGCGTTTGGCAATATTGCATGCATTGTGGTACGTTGGTGTTATAAAAACTTATGTTTGAATGTCTATTACCCCCATCTCATTCCCTCTCATTCTTACATGCGTTGTACTCACTGAATGTTTGCTATCATTGAACAGACACTACGTTTCCCAACATGCATCTGTATATTAGCCTGCCTAGGCTCTCATACGCAGCATTGAATGTAAGAGATCTTGTATGATATATTAAGTAATTCATGTCACTCTCATCGCCGAGGAACATGCTATCACTAATAAATATGTTGCTTTCGCCAAAATCTACTGGATTAATGGTCCAGATTCCGGCAAATCATTATCCCGCATCCCGCCTGGAAACGCGCTCCCATTAGAATCTTCCCTACAATCCACCCTCAGCCTCGTAGACCTAATCTAACCTCCCGCCACCCACCCCTCctaatttcttcaactttacACTCTACTTTATCTTAATGCTTCAATCGTAATATTTCTCATCCGTTTTACAACCTCATTACATTCAATCATGTCACACGAACTACTTGTGTCAGCAAACATCATATTCTACCACCGCTAACTTAGCGTTACTACACATACAAACTGTACAGCGCTTGACAAGCATCGTGCTATCTCAGTCTCATTCCATTATCAATACAAATACTACTACTAGTAACTTGTTCTGCCAGGAAAAACGATTTATACTGCACCAAAACCGAGTACACCCTCTCCTCCTAGCCCCATAATGACGACTCTGCCTAAGAGAATAATCAAGGTATGTCGTGTCGAGTACTAGCTTGTCTTCCTTTTACGCCTCCTCACATCCACCACCACACTCTAAACTGCTCCTCTACCAAGCCTCCTTTTTGACACAGCCTACTAACCTACAACCCAGGAAACTGAAAGACTTGTTAGCGACCCCGTTCCAGGTATCTCCGCAGAGCCACACGAGGATAACCTCCGCTACTTCGACGTGTCTATCGAAGGCCCCCAGCAGAGTGCCTATGAAAATGGAGTTTTTAGATTAGAACTATTTCTTCCCGATGAGTACCCAATGGAGCCCCCCAAGGTTCGTTTCCTCACCAAAATCTACCACCCAAATATTGATAGATTAGGCCGCATCTGTCTAGACGTTTTAAAGACGAACTGGTCCCCAGCTTTACAAATAAGAACCGTTCTCCTATCTATCCAAGCACTGCTCGCAACGCCAAACCCAAACGACCCGCTAGCAAACGACGTGGCTGAGGACTGGATagctgatgaagatgctgCCATTGCCAAAGCAAAACATTGGACCGCCCTATATGCCTGTCGCCCTCCCCCACCATCCCCCACCGGCCCCAGCGAAACAAACAACTGATCCCACCGGCCAACATACCATGCACACCTCCAGTAACATCTTCCCGCCGTGTCACATATATAGCTACCTACAGATTCCCTTACGTAAACACATCTTTTTTACGTCAGCAACCACATCCTGCCCTCTGCACTCCTCTATAAACCATATATACACTTTGCAGGCAGACTAGACATGTCCACCTCCATCTAGCCCCGCTAAGACTACCGCACCTCTCCTACGTACCTGGCTATCGTGGAATGTGCAATCTGGATGCCTTGGAGTTGTGTACTGCCCTGCTATCAACCACGTTTTCGGCTTCTGCTGCGGCTAGCAAATCCTCATAAAATTTCCCGTTCCGAACCCGAATCATCTACGAAAGCTTTGGTGAGAGTTTTCAGTTGCGTTTGACAGGTCAATCAATAATACGTTTAGATTGAACGTCAGAAAGTAGACAAGATAACTAACAGAGAGTCGCTATTGAACGGGCAAAGGTACTCACTGATATTTGGAGTGCAGCTTTAAAGAGTTGAAGGCGAGTTTTTAGACTGTGTTTCCATATTTCGGGGAAGGCACAAAAG
This Eremothecium cymbalariae DBVPG#7215 chromosome 5, complete sequence DNA region includes the following protein-coding sequences:
- the PAB1 gene encoding polyadenylate-binding protein (similar to Ashbya gossypii AGR122C), with amino-acid sequence MSDVTDKTAEQLEQLKIEEQTAPTTTESETPKVETSGASLYVGELDPSVSEALLYDIFSPIGSVSSIRVCRDAITNTSLGYAYVNFHDHEAGRKAIEQLNYTLIKGKPCRIMWSQRDPSLRKKGSGNIYIKNLHPAIDNKSLHETFSTFGNILSCKVATDDNGVSRGFGFVHFENESDARDAIEAVNGMLMNDQEVYVAWHVSKKDRQSKLEEVKAKFTNIYVKNIDLETSQEEFEQLFSKYGKITSAVLEKDSEGKLRGFGFINFEDHSTAARAVDELNESDFRGQTLYVGRAQKKHERQQELKKQYETARLEKLAKYQGVNLFIKNLDDSIDDEKLKDEFAPFGTITSVKVMKDEAGSSRGFGFVCFSTPEEATKAITEKNQQLVAGKPLYVAIAQRKEVRRNQLAQQIQARNQMRFQHANAAAAAAVAGLPGQFIPPPMYYGGIPPRVPFQGPNPQMTGMPKNGAIPPQQFGRPGPMYGGFGPQGQFPRNGQQQQFYQQKQRQALGEQLYQKVFAKTQDEEAAGKITGMILDLPPQQVIQLLENDDLLEQHFQEAHAAYKKFKADQEAQVASVESQE
- the UBC13 gene encoding E2 ubiquitin-conjugating protein UBC13 (similar to Ashbya gossypii AGR121C), yielding MTTLPKRIIKETERLVSDPVPGISAEPHEDNLRYFDVSIEGPQQSAYENGVFRLELFLPDEYPMEPPKVRFLTKIYHPNIDRLGRICLDVLKTNWSPALQIRTVLLSIQALLATPNPNDPLANDVAEDWIADEDAAIAKAKHWTALYACRPPPPSPTGPSETNN